ATTTCCACACCCTCTGCTGCTTTGTTCTCCTACCAGAGTAGCGCAAATGGCCCCATACCCtaaataaaagcaataatactaAACATACAAAGAGTTACACGTAATTACACGCTGACTAGGATTCTTTCTTTCTAACTAACCACTGTCCCCCTGATTTTCAGAGGGGTGGGCCCTTCCTCCTCCTTAATCTCCAATCAAAACCCATCTGTTTGTAAAACTCGTGTAAACCTTTGTATGTGTAGCATTATTCAAATAAAAGCGAGCATTCAATAGGAAGTTTTATTTGATGCATCAGTACACACAGGCCGAGCACGGTGGTACATATACCTTGTAATTCATCAGTACAGTGAACACAAATTTTTCGTACTAAGCCACACACAGACTTATTAGGTCACCACACACATCATTACCAGCTGAAACGAAAGCTACAAAGTATCACACACCATGCATATATCGCTCTTATTTAGGTAGCATACGGAGAGCATGGTTAGTGATCAACTGAGGCATGTCATGGAGGCGCACACGCACGTACGCGCTGCCGCGCGCGCCACTTCACCTGATCCACTTACTGCCGTGCTTGCCGCCGTTGTACTTGCCGCCGTGGTACTTGCCGCCGTGGTGGTGCCCGCCGCCATGCCCGGTGTGGTATGATCCCATGTGACCTGCACCCACGTATGCGCACGTTTTATGTGTCCCGTACGTACGTCTCAAATTTGACAGTTGATGAATGAAGGTGCATAGATGGTGTAGATATAGTCCCGTTACTTACCCTGGTGCCCCCCGTGAGAGGGGTAGGCCGCCGGCGCGTAGCCGTGCGCCTGGTATCCGCCGTGTGGAGGGTAGGCGCCGGCAGCGGGAGGGTACCCGAGCTGCGAGTGGCCGCCGCCGTATCCGTGCTGCTGCCCGTGTCCGCCGTACCCGTGCTCGTGGCCGTGCCCGTGTCCCTGCTGCACATGCCCGCCGCCGTACCCGTGCTCGTAGCCGCCGTGCCCGTGCTGCGCATGCCCGCCGTACCCGGTCTCGTAGCTCTGTCCATGCCCGCCGTATCCCTGCTGGTAGCCCTGTACatggccgccgccgtagccgtgccCCTGGCCGTACGATGACCCGTAGCCGTGGCCTTTGCCGCCGTTAACGAGGCCGGACACGAAGCCCTTCACGCTGCCGTTGGGGCTGCCGTGCATGTCGTGGCCTCCACCCATGCTTGAAAACTACCAACAAAAGGTAAATTAATTAACGATCAACCGTTGTACTACTTTGTCCCAATTATAATCACAACGAACAGTAAGCACAACCAGTCCACAAATTCAAGAAGATAATACCTACGGAAGTATGAAAACGACTCGTGATCACTTACGAGGATTAGCAGCACACACGCTAAGATGATGCTACAAGACAAGACGGCTCGGTGCCTTGTGTTTGATCTTAGCTCGGTGCTGCCTAAAACTGTGTGGCCTGCATCCCCTTTTATAGTCGATCGCCCAGCCGCTTTCGACGTGTAACCACGCGCTTGGGCCGAGCGCGGAATCCGCACTACGCGCGCGCGCACTGCCCGGCCTTGCAGCTGCGGGCAGGCTAGTGGTCGATGATCAGGTTCGATTCGTATGCTCTCTTCCAATATTGATAGGTTGGATTCCTTTTTTACTATATTTGACGATTCAAATGGGCGCAGTGTCACTGCCAGATCTGGCCGTGCGTGTTGCACCTGATTCCGTATGTGCTTTTTGGTTCTCGCATTTGTCTTCCACTCAAGTTCTTTTTTTGTAAGAGAGAAAACATTCTCTCACTCACACCAAAATTCCATGTCAGGTCTTATTTCTTCCTTTAATTTCCTTTCGAGTCCTTATCAATCACCATcttattttcaaacaactttgcacATCTCTCTCCGCGCTCCCTGGAAGCCCCAACATCCGTAGCATAGCAATTCCCCCTCCAACGCCTTGTCTCCATCTGCGAATAGTAGTAACAATAGATGGGAGGAAACTGTTGTGATTTGTCAGATCGATCTGCAGTGCCATGAGCAGTGAGGGTGAAGCCACCCATCCGCTTGCCGATGCTGGAGGCGGCAAGAATACTCATCGTCAACCTACGAAGTCACCCTTGCCTCCTTAAGGGCGAGATCCACCAGCCCTCACTAACAATCACAACAAAAATCCTGAGGTTTGTCAGATCTACAACATTGTTGGCCGTTACACAACAAAGTGACCGCAAGCTTTCTGTGAATGTTGCAACAAGAATGGATCTATGTTATTTGCACTGATTTTTTACCATGGGAATGCACGTCTGCCATGTGTGCTTTCCAGTTTAGAGGTCAGGGATTCTACTATATTCATGATTACTGTATTGTTAAGCAAATCAAAGACCGGTCTAGTAGCATAGCCATTACTATTACTGAGGGATCTACAACTGGTAGAGAGGAAGAACATGAATTTTGTACTTATGTTGGGGCTGGTAGGTGTTGTGCTGCTCGTAGGGATGGCAATGGATAGGGTATGGGCCGGTACAACCTCCTTCTACCCAAACCCATACCCATAGGAACTTTTTATACCCACCCACTTCAATATCCATGGGTATAAACTGACACTcatgcccatacccatcgggtatcctatacccaatgggtatcAATTGGGTACAATATATAGCATTCAAATTCTTAAGAGGTAGAGAAATGAGTTCAAAATTCAAGTGATCATGGTAGAGTAGTATAGCACGTATGTGGCCTCCTCCAGTGGGTGGCCTCTTGGAGGCATTAGGGGAGTATGAGCAACGGTTGGTGGAAGACCGACGTAGTGGAAGGCGGTGGTGGGAATTGGGGATCACTGGATCTAGTGTTCGACAAGAGTCTGGTAGCTAAGAGTCGATATTTCATCTTTTGAGGAGTCACATAGGATGTTTGAGGAGTGGCGAGCAGGTGATTATGAGCCTATGAGCTATGACTTGTTTAAGGAATGCGAGATTTAGGGTTGGACCATATGAGTTGGATGTTAACCCCACATGTTATAGGAGTTATTTTCATTTATTAATTTTTtctgggtatccattgggttacccatgggcATAATTTCTtacccatgccctacccatatattttgcgggtatgggtacccattacccgtgggtagaaaatctcttcaagtcttgcccaTACCCATTGTTTTCGggtagggtacccgcgggtacccgtacccatgggcaaaactgccatcccTTCTCGGGTGATTGGGCCTAGTCAGTATGTTATGAGATTTCCTAATGTTAGAGAGGTGGAAAGGGCTTTATACATTGAAAGTATGACACTTAAATTGTGTGATGCTATTGTGAGATTATCTCCTTGGTCAGATGTTGTTGGCTCTGAAGGTGTTCTGGAAGTTGCTTCAGTTAAAGTGAGCAAAATTCCTTTTGCTAAAAGATGTGAAAGAAATGTGTGATTTGTTGGTGGTCTGGTTGGGCTCAAACCGGAACTGCTAGAAGAACAGATTTTCAATAACATAACTTGTACATCGTCATTCCTCTGTGTGAGTCAAGATTGGCTGCAGGAACATTAACGAACTCCATGTTGTTGCTTAAGGGTGCTAGGAGGTCGTTTTTTTACAATTTTCAATATGAAATTGAGGAAGTCCTGGTGAGTAACCCTCCTGTTGATATTGTATTCTGTTGCCAGAGACATAGTTGAAAATCTAAATTAAACCCATACACATAGAAGGCAGGATAATGTTCATGGTACAAATAATTCTGAGTCCCTTGGTAGTAACAGAGTTGGGCATTCTGATGAGCATGGGGAAAATTTGTCCAATGACTTCCGATGATAAATAGTTGTCTGAATCTTTAAAAAGTGAAGTGGATAGTACTCTTCTGATTGTGAGTCTGGCTCGCGGAAATGATGGGGCAATGGAAGAAGTTATTCAGGTGGCTATGACCTCTAACAAGTGGGTTATCCCACATAACACCCTTACTATTGTGGCTCATGTTCCTGCTAAACATGGTTCCTCTAAATAACAAGGTAAATCCCGAACATTCGGGATTTGACCATGGCAAATCGAACGATTTTATGAAAAAATTTGCGACGTGAGGATGGCAAGTTTAGTTGGCATGCACAACAATTTACTTGCAAAAATACACTGACCACGGAGTtgccatgcttgccaactaaaatTGCCATCCTCGTGTCACTAAAATTTCCATCGAAAGCGTTAGATTTGCCATGGTGAAATCCTGAATGCTCGGGTGTTATCGGGGTCCATTATTTTCCTAGAAGTTATTCTAGATATTATGTCGAGGTTGGTACTAACTCTACTCAGATGTTCGAGGTGGTGGGTGAGGTGGACCCTACCCTGAAGGTCTCCAATGAGTACATGGTACAATCTCCTTCTTTTGATTATACTGATGAGGTTATTCCTATCACACCTTTGGCTCTCGCGATCAAATTGAGGTTCAGTCAACACAATGCTCGGACCCAACCGAAAAATATGGAAGTTAGAGTTGATAATCTTGCCAGTAAAAGAAATCTGGAAGGTGACTCCCCTTTAGTGAATAAAAATTATTTTGATTCTTTCTCTAATCAAGAGATGATGTGTAGAGTGGCTAAAATGGTTGTGTCAATTCATGAGAATGATTTTCTTGCATTGATGTGTTGAGAGAGTCAGATGTTAGAGGGAATTTGCTTGAAAAATCTTGTACTACTCATGTTCAACCTACTACTAATGACTTGTTTGGGTAAACAAAAGCTCCTATATATTTGAGTTGGTTGGATTGGATAGTCATGATTTTGAGGAAGCTTCTTTGAAACAACTAGGTCTAGAAAGAAGAAAAGTTCGGAAAAAGATGATGTTTTGCTTTCTAGGCATGTGACTAGAAGCCAAAGAATAGTATTGTAGTATTGTATCCCTGTGAATTGTGGTAACTCTGCGCACCCCCTTAGCAGAGTTACCAGATCTCAACGTCAGAATAAATGTTCCAAATGAGAATTGTAGAGGGGCAGGCAAGAAAAGAATGACCATCTGCTTCTCGGCATCGATTAGTGACCATTCCCTAAACTTATTGGGTCTGCAGGAAACAATGGGAAAATATATTTCTGCCTAGTTATTTTAGGAAGATAGACCCCTTTAATACATTTAGCTGGACTTGGCTACCTTCTATTGACAAATCTGGTGGCATCCTATGTGGTACTAAGAATTAAACCTTTGAGGTCAGGTCTTATTCTAAAGGCAAGTGCACTGTGCAAATTAACATGTGGACATCAATACGAAAAATAAATGGGGGTTGCTGGTAGTCTATGGTTCTGCTCATGAGGAATTTCTCCTGAAGCGTGTCTCCTTTTTGGTAATATAACTATTCCTTACAGAGTTGGTGGTGACTTTAATGTTTTGAGATATTGTGTGAAGAAAAAAAAAGTTGTGGGCTCCTTCCTTCTAGAGAGACCACAAGCGGGGGTGATGGTTGGGGCGTGAAGCGACCTTGGGGCCTCGTGGCCTGGTGGGTCGAGGCCCGGTGACTTAAGGAACCCTTTGGACGTAACATCGTCAGTCACGCGAGCTACTGGCCAAACGTGTTGTTGTCCTTGACCTATAACTACGATGCACGAGCAACACAAATAAATGCTCCTGGTGCAACTATTGGCTATTGGATATGACAACGCCACATGCCACTAAGGCGTCAATGATAGACAACATGACATAGAGGTTACCGGTGATGATCTTTCGGTGGTGGTTCTCTCAGCCTCCTCAACATCATAGTCTGAGGTGGCAGACTTCCTGGGCGCGCGGGAGGAGTGttagggaacatagcatgcaatttcaaaaaaaaatcctacgatcacgcaagatctatctaggagatgcatagcaaggagagggggagagtgtgtccacgtaccctcgtagaccaaaagcggaagcgttaggttaacacggttgatgtagtcgaacgtcttcacgatccaaacgatctagtaccgaatgtatggcacctccgagttcagcacacgttcagctcaatgacgtccctcgaactcttgatccagcagagggtcgagggagagtttcgtcagcacgacggcgtggtgatggtgatgtgatccgcgcagggcttcgcctaagcactacgacgctatgaccgaaggagtaaactatggaggggggcaccgcacatggctaagagaacaatttaTGTGCCTtgggggtgcccccgcccccgtatataaaggaggggaggggaggccggcctgccctagggcgcgccaagtggggggagtcccactaggactcctagtcctagtcggctccccccttccttccaacggaNNNNNNNNNNNNNNNNNNNNNNNNNNNNNNNNNNNNNNNNNNNNNNNNNNNNNNNNNNNNNNNNNNNNNNNNNNNNNNNNNNNNNNNNNNNNNNNNNNNNNNNNNNNNNNNNNNNNNNNNNNNNNNNNNNNNNNNNNNNNNNNNNNNNNNNNNNNNNNNNNNNNNNNNNNNNNNNNNNNNNNNNNNNNNNNNNNNNNNNNNNNNNNNNNNNNNNNNNNNNNNNNNNNNNNNNNNNNNNNNNNNNNNNNNNNNNNNNNNNNNNNNNNNNNNNNNNNNNNNNNNNNNNNNNNNNNccttccaacggagagggggaaaggggaaagaggggggagggagaaggaaaggggggccgcgcccccaccccttgtccaattcggaatgctatggggggcgccacctcttgtggcctgcctcctcctctccactatggccaatgaggcccattaactttcctgagggggggggggtccggtaacctcccggtactctgaaaaatccccgaacctcttcggaaccattccgagtccgcatataaccttccaataaatcaatatttacctctcgaccatttcaagactcctcgtcttgtctgtgatctcatctgggactccaaacaaacttcggtcaccaaaacacataaatcataatacaaattgtcatcgaacgttaagcgtgtggaccctacgggttcgagaactatgtagacatgaccgagactcatctccgatgaataaccaatagcggaacctggatgctcatattggtccctacatattctacgatgatccTTATCAGTCAaacagcaataacaacatacgttattccctttgtcatcggtatgttacttgcccaagattcgatcgtcggtatcatcatacctagttcaatctcattaccgtcaagtctctttactcgttccgtagtgcatcatcccgtaactaactcgttagtcacattgcttgcaaggcttatagtaccgagagggcccaaagatacctctacaatactcggagtgacaaatcctaatcttgatctatgccaacccaacaaacaccatcggagacacatgtagagcatctttataatcacccagttacgttgtgacgtttaatagcacacaaggtattcctccggtattggggagttgcataatctcatagtcagaggaatatgtataagtcatgaagaaagcaataggaataaaactttaacaatcattatgctaagctaaaggatgggtcttgtccatcacatcattctctaatgatgtgatcctgttcatcaaatgacaacacatgtctatggtcaggaaacttaatcatctttgattaacgagctagtcaagaaaaggcatactagggacactctattttgtctatgtattcacacatgtactaagtttccggttaatacaattctagcatgaataataaacatttatcatgatataaggaaatataaataacaactttattattgcctctagggcatatttccttcagtctcccacttgtactagagtcaataatctagattacatagtaatgattctaacacccatggagtcttggtgctgatcatgttttgcttgtggaagaggcttagtcaacgggtttgcaacattcagattcgtatgtatcttgcaaatctctatgtctccctccttgacttgatcgcggatggaattgaagcgtctcttgatgtgtttggttctcttgtaaaatctagattccttcaccaaggcaattgctccagtattgtcacaaaagattttcattggacctgatgcactaggtattacacctagatcggatatgaactccttcatccagactccttcatttgctgcttccgaagcagctatgtactccgcttcacacgtaggtcccgccatgatgctctgcttggaactgcaccaacttatagcttcaccattcaatataaatgtgTATCCGGTTTGCCACTTTgattcatccggatcagtgtcaaagcttgcatcgacgtaaccatttacgacaagctctttgtcacctccatatacgagaaacatatccttagtccttttcaggtatttcaggatgttcttgaccgctgtccagtgatccactcttggattactttggtacctccctgctaaacttatagcaaggcacacatcaggtctggtacacaacattgcatccatgatagaacctatggctgaggcatagggaatgactttcattttctctctatcttctgcattggtcgggcattgagtctgactcaacttcactccttgtaatacaggcaagaacactttctttactgatccattttgaattttgtcaaaactttatcaaggtatgtgctttgtgaaagtccaattaagcgtcttgatctatctctatagatcttgatgcccaatatataagcagcttcaccgaggtctttcatcaaaaaaatcttattcaagtatccttttatgctatccagaaattctatattatttccaaacaacaatatgtcatccacatataatattagaaatgctatagagctcccactcactttcttgtaaatacaggcttctccagaagtctgtataaaaccatatgcttcgatcacactatcaaagtgtatattccaactccgagaggcttgcaccagtccataaatggatcgctagagcttgcacactttgttagcatctttagatcgacaaaaccttctggttacatcatatacaactcttctttaagaaatccattaaggaatgcagttttgacatccatttgccaaatttcataatcataaaatgtggcaattgctaacatgattcgtgttggggaacatagtatttcaaaattttcctacgatcatgcaagatctatctaggggaagcatagcaacgagcggggagagtgtgcccacgtaccctcgtagaccaaaagcggaagcgtttagtaacgcggttgatgtagtcgaacgtcttcgcgatccaaccgatcaagtatcgaacacacggcaccttcatgatctgcacacgttcagctcggcgatgtccctcgtactcttgatccagctgaggctgagggtgagttccgtcagcacgacagcatgttgatggtgatgatgaagttaccgacgcaaggcttcgcctaagcactacgacaatatgaccgaggtgtaaaactgtggaggggggcaccgcacatggctaaagatcaactttgTGTGTCTACGGGgttcccccctccccgtatataaaggaggggaggaggagtccGTCCAGCCACAAGGGGAACacccaagggggggaatcctactccaagtaggaatcggtccctcctttcctagtccaagtaggagaagaaggaaggacagggagagggaaagggaaagaggggtcgcgccccctcccctagtcctattcggactccccttgggggggcgccacctcctggctgttgccctctctctcccctaaggcccattacttcctcggggggtttcgataacccctccggcactccggttttatccgaaactatcgggaacacttccggtgtccgaataacatggtccaatatatcaatctttatgtctcgaccatttcgagactcctcgtcatgtctgtgatctcatccggtactctgaacaatctttggtacaccaaatcacataactcataatacaaatcatcatcgaacgttaagcgtgcggaccctacgggttcgagaactatgtagacatgaccgagactcatctccggtcaataaccaataaaggaacctggatgctcatattggttcctacatattctatgaagatctttatcggtcaaactgaaggaaatatgccctagaggcaataataaagttgttatttatatttccttatatcatgataaatgtttattattcatgctagaattgtatttaccgaaaacttagtacatgtgtgaatacatagacaaacagagtgtcactagtatgcctctacttgactagctccttaatcaaagatggttaagtttcctaaccatagacatgagttgtcatttgataacgggatcacatcattagataatgatgtgattgacatgacccatccgttagcttaccactatgatcgtttagtttattgctattgctttctccataacttatacatgttcctatgattatgagattatgcaactcccgaataccggaggaacacttagtgtgctatcaaacgtcacaacgtaactgggtgattataaagatgctctataggtgtctcg
The Triticum dicoccoides isolate Atlit2015 ecotype Zavitan chromosome 3A, WEW_v2.0, whole genome shotgun sequence genome window above contains:
- the LOC119267414 gene encoding glycine-rich cell wall structural protein 1.8-like, with translation MGGGHDMHGSPNGSVKGFVSGLVNGGKGHGYGSSYGQGHGYGGGHVQGYQQGYGGHGQSYETGYGGHAQHGHGGYEHGYGGGHVQQGHGHGHEHGYGGHGQQHGYGGGHSQLGYPPAAGAYPPHGGYQAHGYAPAAYPSHGGHQGHMGSYHTGHGGGHHHGGKYHGGKYNGGKHGSKWIR